The Streptomyces sp. NBC_01775 genome includes a region encoding these proteins:
- a CDS encoding ATP-binding protein — MTHTRVNGTPRPAAPSLPVSPPESVSDRAAPVHTTSGGQRVRLRRTRAAGRALRTLATDERTGTVLRAAVRHSMYVAGGTRIITRRTWDGRTVSRYERMMRAAEAAGNTELAQEWEERAHRFRDGRHKRRMELLTAAPGIAKSATVAVLATQGGLVLLGGALAVANEDIRDVLAPTMAVIELVRWLVLIGSVVWGPLLMALPWMVLAALWGVGRKQQAAPNWALPARQQSGGAPITPSIVVTALRDLGVPALRKAIIAMGDAGAAMLSPISIAGCGVEVDVSLPSGSSTEEVMNRRRKLAENLGRHEHEVHVSVAPAARTVRLWIADSGALDEPVPASPLVTDTELTANYKTGRAPWGPNLRGDLAGLSLYQKHVLITGLSNQGKTASLRALALWLALDPTVEFRIGDLKGIGDWGMFAGLATVLIEGPTDGHVADVTEMVEDAFDEMQRRIQAPPGTTFHPIVVIVDEAQVAYGCGAKDDRKRPYGGATGTSRYFQAVKGIHDQGRAVNVTIWEGTQDPTNENLPKRSREGNHIRASLVLGTKSQAEMALGDNAVEAGAAPHKLRQGLDKGQVVVAGAGLQLAPGQVAMNVRTHFIDDDDAKAVADRAKARRSDVHTKARVEAAERPDHLADIALVLGDADRMRTEEVRQRLAEHNPGEYREWTASDLRAVLDAVQAPPYKSDGRMVVSRHSVQEALDARESEQANPENE; from the coding sequence ATGACCCACACCAGGGTGAACGGGACACCCCGCCCCGCGGCGCCCAGCCTCCCGGTATCACCGCCCGAGTCCGTCAGCGATAGGGCCGCGCCAGTCCACACCACCAGCGGTGGCCAGCGGGTTCGTCTGCGCCGTACCCGCGCCGCAGGACGGGCGTTGCGTACCCTCGCCACCGACGAGCGCACCGGTACCGTGCTGCGCGCCGCTGTCCGCCACTCCATGTACGTCGCCGGCGGAACCCGCATCATCACCCGCCGCACCTGGGACGGGCGCACCGTCTCCCGGTACGAGCGGATGATGCGCGCCGCCGAAGCCGCGGGGAACACCGAGCTGGCACAGGAGTGGGAAGAGCGCGCGCACCGCTTCCGCGACGGGCGTCACAAGCGGCGCATGGAACTGCTGACCGCCGCGCCCGGCATCGCCAAGTCCGCAACCGTCGCCGTCCTGGCCACCCAGGGTGGCCTGGTGCTGCTCGGCGGCGCCCTCGCTGTCGCCAACGAGGACATCCGCGACGTGCTCGCCCCGACCATGGCGGTGATCGAACTCGTCCGCTGGCTCGTCCTGATCGGCAGCGTCGTATGGGGGCCGCTGCTCATGGCCCTGCCGTGGATGGTCCTGGCCGCCCTGTGGGGTGTCGGCCGCAAGCAGCAGGCCGCCCCGAACTGGGCCCTGCCCGCCCGTCAGCAGAGCGGCGGCGCGCCCATCACCCCGTCCATCGTCGTTACCGCCCTGCGCGACCTGGGCGTGCCCGCCCTGCGCAAGGCCATCATCGCGATGGGCGACGCCGGCGCCGCCATGCTCTCCCCGATCTCGATCGCCGGGTGCGGCGTCGAGGTCGACGTCTCCCTGCCCTCCGGCTCGTCCACCGAAGAGGTCATGAACCGGCGCCGGAAGCTCGCCGAGAACCTCGGGCGGCACGAGCACGAGGTGCACGTCAGTGTCGCCCCCGCGGCCCGCACTGTGCGCCTGTGGATCGCAGATTCCGGCGCCCTCGACGAGCCCGTGCCCGCCTCCCCGCTGGTCACCGACACCGAGCTGACCGCGAACTACAAGACCGGTCGCGCCCCCTGGGGCCCGAACCTGCGCGGTGACCTGGCGGGCCTGAGCCTGTACCAGAAGCACGTGCTCATCACGGGCCTGTCCAACCAGGGCAAGACCGCCAGCTTGCGGGCGCTGGCGCTGTGGCTCGCGCTCGACCCCACGGTGGAGTTCCGTATCGGGGACCTGAAGGGCATCGGGGACTGGGGCATGTTCGCCGGTCTGGCCACCGTGCTCATCGAGGGCCCCACCGACGGTCACGTGGCCGACGTGACCGAGATGGTCGAGGACGCGTTCGACGAGATGCAGCGGCGCATCCAGGCCCCGCCGGGCACCACCTTCCATCCCATCGTCGTCATCGTGGATGAAGCCCAGGTTGCCTATGGGTGCGGCGCCAAGGACGATCGCAAGCGGCCCTACGGCGGCGCCACGGGTACCTCCCGCTACTTCCAGGCGGTCAAGGGCATCCACGACCAGGGGCGGGCCGTCAACGTCACCATCTGGGAAGGCACCCAGGACCCCACCAACGAGAACCTGCCCAAGCGCTCCCGCGAGGGCAACCACATCCGCGCCTCGCTCGTGCTGGGCACCAAGTCACAGGCAGAGATGGCGCTCGGGGACAACGCCGTCGAGGCCGGTGCCGCACCGCACAAGCTGCGCCAGGGCCTGGACAAGGGACAGGTCGTCGTCGCCGGCGCCGGGCTCCAGCTCGCCCCAGGGCAGGTCGCGATGAACGTGCGCACCCACTTCATCGACGACGACGACGCCAAGGCCGTCGCCGACCGGGCCAAGGCCCGCCGCAGCGACGTCCACACCAAAGCCAGGGTCGAAGCCGCCGAACGGCCCGACCACCTGGCCGACATCGCTCTCGTCCTCGGCGACGCGGACCGCATGCGCACCGAGGAGGTGCGCCAGCGCCTCGCCGAGCACAACCCCGGCGAGTACCGCGAGTGGACCGCCTCCGACCTGCGCGCCGTCCTGGACGCAGTCCAAGCACCGCCGTACAAGTCCGACGGACGCATGGTCGTCTCCCGGCACAGCGTCCAAGAAGCCCTCGATGCACGCGAAAGCGAACAAGCGAACCCGGAAAACGAGTAA
- a CDS encoding HNH endonuclease: MPGNPRNGRPYRRLVDAQRRLGLPCWICGHNIGYQLDARHPLSFTLDHLVPLSRGGSLLDPANARSAHRRCNSARGNRTTAQPPARASRRW, translated from the coding sequence ATGCCCGGCAACCCGAGGAACGGACGGCCGTACCGCCGCCTCGTCGACGCGCAGCGCCGCCTCGGCCTGCCCTGCTGGATCTGCGGCCACAACATCGGCTACCAGCTCGACGCCCGACACCCGCTCAGCTTCACCCTCGACCACCTCGTACCCCTCAGCCGCGGCGGCTCGCTGCTCGACCCCGCCAATGCCCGCAGCGCACACCGACGGTGCAACAGCGCACGCGGCAACCGCACCACCGCGCAGCCACCCGCACGTGCTTCCCGAAGGTGGTGA